In Campylobacter concisus, the genomic window TTTTTAAATTTATACGTAGTTTTGCTTACGTTTATAAGCTCAAATTCGCCTAAAAATATCATCGCTGTATAGACGCTGCATTCGTTGCCACTTTGTAAATTTAGCATGGTAATCGCTTCTTTTTCATCCTTTGCTTTACCTAAAATTTTATCTCCACACGCCACACAGCTATCTGCAAAGAGTAAATTTTTAAGAGCTATATTTTCTTTTAAAAATTGCTCTTTTTTGGCTTTTACGACGTTTTGGACATAAATTTCAGGCTTTACATTTTTTTCTATCTTGCTCTCGTCAAACTGGAAAGAAATTTGAGTGAAATTTATGCCAGCATCTTTTAATAAATTTGCCCTTGTTGGTGAGCTTGAAGCGAGTGTTATCATAA contains:
- the maf gene encoding septum formation inhibitor Maf — encoded protein: MITLASSSPTRANLLKDAGINFTQISFQFDESKIEKNVKPEIYVQNVVKAKKEQFLKENIALKNLLFADSCVACGDKILGKAKDEKEAITMLNLQSGNECSVYTAMIFLGEFELINVSKTTYKFKKFDEHDLNEYIKNNEWQGKAGAMTIENFNKKYIISQYGETSTAMGLNLKILKAFL